The sequence below is a genomic window from Coffea arabica cultivar ET-39 chromosome 4c, Coffea Arabica ET-39 HiFi, whole genome shotgun sequence.
TTACCGGCCAATTCCgtcaatttatttttttcactcCAAAACTGCTTCAAATTGCACGAACTATTTAATAGCAGGGACTACATTAGAAATCCAAAGCACACGGCGCTAGCTCATACAGAGACCAATAATTGTAGATCAGCAAAATTAGTTGACAATAAAATGAAATAGATAATCAGGAATCACGTGCCTACTTCGAGTAATGCATAGGTAAAAGCATATAAACGCTTCCGGTTAATAAAAGGTCCTAGATACATCATAACGTGTAGACTTTCGGTGTTATAAGGCCAAGTATCAGCtacacaaaagtcaaaaggtagATTCATTGAACTCCAATCTGGTCCCTTTAATAGTTTAAAAGTGGGTGTTTCATGAACATCTATGGTAGACAGCAGCTATATTAACCTGGTGATATGCAGACCTCGTGAACCTTTATGCACATGAAAGCTACACTCGAAAGATCTCAAAATTTGACACAGACTTGGCGTGCTCAGACAGGTACCATGGGATTCAGAAAAAATATTGACAGTGGACGTTATCGTAACCAGTTCAAATATGTTCGCCAAAAAAAGGAAGTGAGCATGCAGAGGTAAAAGGTGCTTACTGTCAATTCATAATGGAATCAACAGATGATTTCTCGTGAGCTAGTAATAATTGTAGTAATGGTAGTTATTGCCGCGAACACATCCAATAATGCTGTCGTCCCTTTTTCATGGCCTATAAAACGCGCATCTCAAGCCATGCTTGTATATTTCATATGAACATACAAACGAGGAGGAGAGTAAAACGAGAATTGGTGAGCGCACTTCGACGACAGCTTGATTTTAGCAACTCTAGTCGGACATAGCACTCGACTCTAAATTGTTTTAGTTCAAAAAAGGGCCAAATGAGCGATCCCGGTGATGGCCAGGGCACGAGCTCATCTTCGGACGAAGATGAGCTTCTATTTGCTGCTAGTGCTGCGCTATTATTTGGATCACATGCAGAACTATACGGAGGTCCAATCCAAAAGGTGCCTTGCAGGACGTCTGCATTATCAGGATGCGCATGAGTTGAAGAAGTGATGTCAGGCCACCATACACAAATTATGGACGCAACAAGGTTAAATGTTGATTCTTTCATGCAGTTGTGCTCGCTCTTGGCCGAATGTGGATTTGTTCCCCAACATCATCAGAAACGGGTTACAATAGAGGAGGCACTTGCGATGACATTGGTCATGATGAGCCACAATATGAGAATGCGTATGATTGCTAACCGATTTAACCATTCCACTGAAACGGTGCATCGTAATATTCACGAAGTCATCCGGGGCCTGTGTACATTCGCGCAATTCATCATTACTCCCAGAAACCAGGATGCAATTCATCCCAAAATTTTTAGTGACACGAGATTTTATCCATGGTTTGAAGTACGGTGATATCAAAATTGCTTGTCTGATATACATCTTCTTGttttcaaatttcatgcaacCCCTACTCTAATGCATGTGATGTGTTCCGTTTAACACGAGCACAGTTCACCATACGATTTCATATCCAGGTTACCCTAATAATTGGCGAAAAAATTTGTATCGTGAGAAAAAAGTCTCTGCTTCAATTAATATTTATACCCTTTGGTGTTTGGAGCTAGTATGTGATAATTGTGGAAGTCTGTATCGTGTACTATATTAATAGTGTCCAACGGTTCACGTGTCTTTTCGTATATTTCTTTTTGAAGGACCGCGTTGGGGCTATTGATGGGACTCATATACCTGCTTGTGTCCCAAGACGACAGCAAGTGGCATTCACAAATAGGCATGGTGTACAATCGCAAAATGTTCTGGCTGTATGCGACAATGATATGCgatttatatatgtgtatgcCAGATGGGAGGGAAGTGCACATGATGCCCGAGTCTTGGATGGGGCTTTGACGGGCCCAAATCACTTTCCTGTGCCACCTACAGGTATAATATGCAATCCCTCCGTACTCGGTAATTCAAAGAATCGGTATGTCTTGAAACTTGCTTTTTCACAGTGATTTTAGTTAACCTTTGCTAGTTGGGATTATAATTGTGTtgcacaaacaaaaaaaaaagaactatgATAATCTTTTATTGTGTATCAAACCTTTGGTTGGGCCGTTGGAATATAGCCAATAACTATACCTGCAAAGTACAAAATGCAAATAATCCTTTGGTTCTCGTAATGGCGATACAGGAAAATATTATTTAGTTGACTCCGCGTATCGAAACTTGCCCGGTTTCTTACCACCGTATAGGGGACGCCAAGCGGATGTTAGAGGTCGCAGGAGAGGGAGATTTGCAACAGCGAAAGAACTTTTTAATTACCGACACTCTGCACTACGGAATGTCATAGAGCGAAGTTTTGGTGTCTTTAAAAGGAGATTTGCCATTTTACGGGGAGCTGTTCCAAACTACATGATGGCAACACAGATAAATGTAGTTATTGCCTGTTGTGCCGTGCATAACTTCATTAGGGATCAACAACCGAATGATATGTACTTTGCTAACCCAGACGAGGGAGATCCAATAAGTCAAGGTGCAATTCCTCCATATCCCGAGATACAGCCATTGCATTCTCCTCCTGAAGTTGTTGAACAATGGACTGCCATGAGAGATATAATGGCGACATATATGTTCAATGCCTATAGAAATACGCGACACCGTGCATGACGCAGTTCAATTAAAGATTTGCTATTAGTTAGAGGCTTGCAGAGAGTTAAGAAGTACCTGGTATTTGTGATGCCTATATTTTCCTCTTCGTTCGTACTCAAATTAAGTTTGTTGTTGAAAACAAGACTTGGTTGTAATCGGAGTATTAATATCGTGTGGTATTTGTACCGTGAGTCTTAAGTTTTTAGTACAGGTAGCTTGACAAGTTGGAATAAAAAACTTGGGGCTGGCTTTCATTGGAAAATCTGGTAATAAGATTTAATAATGTCGTAAGATTTAATCTATAATTAAAGTCAAAATTGGACTTTTTTAATAAGCAAGGGGCCTcatgtttttctggttttatttgcatttttcgTGACTACCCATGATTTTTGTGCTGCTGGTATATATGGAAGAGTACATAAAACAATTCGCTTCCAAATAAAGTCCACAGCATCAGATCCCAACGCGTCAATGAAGAATACTGATGGTCAAACAGCACGGGACCCGCGAACTATGTTGGGCAAATGCCTCCCAATTCATCAATTTCGAACAAGTGAATAAGAAAGGCAATCAAATGTAAAAGTGGGACCGGCGTACTACATTCAgcatagggctgcaaacgagtcgagacGAATCGAGATTTAAGCTAATCGAGCTGAGTCTcaactaaattttaccaagctcgagctcgagctcgacgagctggcaattttcaagctcaagctcgactcgaatcaagtcgggccgagctcgagctcgagctcgaaaaaaataaaaaaaattattttattttttaaaaaataaataaaataatattttttgctgaataaataataaaatattaaggatatatacgtaatttcactatgaaaataaaaaaatatatatatatataatatacgtaattttattattaaataaaaataaaaaaaaaatatatatatatactcaaactcgcgagccggctcgcaagctaacgagcttaatattctgagctcgagttcgagctcgagtttgactcgagctggttcgagctcgactcgagcttgactcgagctggttcgagctcgactcgagcttgactcgagtcgctcgcgagcggctcgattcgtttgcaaccctaattCAGCATCAAACTCAAAAAGCTTCCTGACAAAAGTTACACGATGGC
It includes:
- the LOC113739064 gene encoding uncharacterized protein, with amino-acid sequence MSDPGDGQGTSSSSDEDELLFAASAALLFGSHAELYGGPIQKLCSLLAECGFVPQHHQKRVTIEEALAMTLVMMSHNMRMRMIANRFNHSTETDRVGAIDGTHIPACVPRRQQVAFTNRHGVQSQNVLAVCDNDMRFIYVYARWEGSAHDARVLDGALTGPNHFPVPPTGKYYLVDSAYRNLPGFLPPYRGRQADVRGRRRGRFATAKELFNYRHSALRNVIERSFGVFKRRFAILRGAVPNYMMATQINVVIACCAVHNFIRDQQPNDMYFANPDEGDPISQGAIPPYPEIQPLHSPPEVVEQWTAMRDIMATYMFNAYRNTRHRA